Proteins from one Pseudarthrobacter sp. BIM B-2242 genomic window:
- a CDS encoding sulfite exporter TauE/SafE family protein has translation MTATLALVLALSVVIGLSLGVLGGGGSILTVPILVYAAGFEAKEAIAASLLVVGVTSVVSVFSHAREGRVMWRTGLIFGAAGMAGAFLGGLLGGHIPGQILLIAFAIMMVATSVAMLRGRKKKNDDGAAPVKHELPLGRVLLDGAAVGLITGLVGAGGGFLVVPALALLGGLPMSVAVGTSLVVIAMKSFAGLAGYLTTVQLDWGITLGVTAAAIAGTLAGSKVAGRIPEAALRKAFGWFVLAMGSFVLIQQAPAHLHWFIAAGIAALTAATAAICWFLIRSCPLRNTRRTLPRPA, from the coding sequence ATGACCGCCACCCTGGCCCTGGTCCTTGCCCTGTCGGTGGTCATCGGGCTCTCCCTCGGCGTCCTCGGCGGCGGCGGCTCGATCCTGACCGTCCCGATCCTGGTCTACGCGGCCGGGTTCGAGGCCAAGGAAGCCATCGCAGCCTCCCTCCTCGTTGTCGGCGTTACCTCCGTGGTCAGCGTGTTCAGCCACGCCCGGGAGGGCAGGGTGATGTGGCGGACCGGCCTGATCTTCGGCGCCGCAGGCATGGCCGGCGCGTTCCTCGGCGGTCTGCTGGGCGGGCACATTCCCGGCCAGATCCTGCTGATTGCCTTCGCCATCATGATGGTGGCGACCTCCGTGGCAATGCTCCGCGGACGGAAAAAGAAGAACGACGACGGCGCCGCACCAGTCAAGCACGAGCTGCCCCTAGGCAGGGTGCTGCTGGACGGCGCCGCCGTCGGGCTCATCACCGGCCTGGTCGGCGCAGGCGGCGGCTTCCTCGTGGTCCCGGCCCTGGCACTCCTGGGCGGCCTGCCGATGTCCGTCGCCGTGGGCACCTCCCTGGTGGTCATCGCCATGAAATCGTTCGCAGGGCTCGCCGGCTACCTCACCACCGTCCAGCTCGACTGGGGGATCACCCTCGGCGTGACAGCCGCGGCCATCGCGGGCACCCTGGCCGGTTCCAAGGTCGCCGGCCGGATCCCGGAAGCCGCACTGCGCAAAGCCTTCGGCTGGTTCGTCCTTGCCATGGGAAGCTTTGTCCTCATCCAGCAGGCACCGGCCCACCTGCACTGGTTCATCGCCGCCGGAATCGCAGCGCTCACCGCAGCCACCGCCGCAATCTGCTGGTTCTTGATCCGCTCCTGCCCACTGCGCAATACCCGGCGCACCCTTCCCAGACCCGCCTGA
- a CDS encoding cytochrome c oxidase assembly protein, with translation MPPIDQWVAFEPLAGSPIAVAALLLAALYLRGAIWMWRHRRRWAIARTASFLTGCVLIFAVTTFGVNRLAEEFVSGLVFQQITLLTVVPPLLIAGSPGRLLLRSTPHTDLGRLVLRAAHAGLRSRFCRAALHPVVAIVAAILLYPALYLTDVISIIMRIPSGHDAMLFIFLVLGVISAIPLWSSDPLPRVPSFAVRFVDIVVELQIHAVFGLILLRTGTPLFSAYANPTGDHDPILDQAIAGTLVWTYAELPLFVVLIVCLSRWRTREMRTSKQRQRVEDAELDTYNEYLASMAQGRLER, from the coding sequence ATGCCACCGATTGACCAGTGGGTCGCGTTCGAACCCCTCGCGGGCTCGCCAATCGCCGTCGCCGCCCTGCTGCTCGCGGCGCTATACCTGAGGGGGGCGATCTGGATGTGGCGGCATCGCCGTCGCTGGGCAATCGCCCGTACGGCATCGTTCTTGACCGGATGCGTCCTGATCTTTGCCGTCACGACGTTCGGCGTGAACCGCCTGGCCGAGGAGTTCGTCTCGGGCCTGGTGTTCCAACAGATCACCCTGTTGACCGTCGTCCCGCCGCTTCTCATCGCTGGCTCGCCGGGGCGTCTTCTCCTGCGCAGTACACCGCACACCGACCTCGGACGACTCGTGCTCCGCGCCGCGCACGCGGGACTCCGATCACGATTCTGCCGCGCCGCACTACACCCCGTGGTCGCCATCGTCGCCGCGATCCTGCTGTACCCGGCTCTCTATCTCACAGACGTCATCAGCATCATCATGCGCATCCCCTCCGGCCATGACGCCATGTTGTTCATCTTCCTCGTCCTCGGCGTCATCTCGGCGATACCGCTATGGTCGTCCGACCCCTTGCCACGTGTCCCATCCTTCGCTGTGCGGTTCGTCGACATCGTCGTCGAGCTCCAAATCCATGCCGTCTTCGGCCTGATCCTGCTCCGAACCGGGACACCGCTTTTCAGTGCATACGCCAACCCCACCGGCGACCATGATCCGATCCTCGATCAGGCGATCGCCGGGACCCTGGTATGGACCTATGCAGAACTGCCGCTATTCGTGGTACTCATCGTCTGCCTTTCCCGCTGGCGCACCCGGGAGATGCGCACCTCGAAGCAACGACAACGCGTCGAGGATGCAGAGCTCGACACATACAACGAATACCTCGCAAGTATGGCCCAGGGACGCCTTGAGAGGTAG
- a CDS encoding DUF3093 domain-containing protein: MPESSRAAPAPKSAPGDASVLYTEKLWPNFWIWLVSAGFSSAGILMLAPISIAAGITAAIVLFAIIFVLLVLSTPTIQVTGSTLSVGRATIERSFVGTTMAFRRAEATAERGTRLNGLAFLCIRGWVDPVVRIEITDPSDQTPYWLASTRHPDQLIVALSAQRH; encoded by the coding sequence ATGCCTGAATCCAGTAGAGCTGCGCCTGCCCCAAAGAGCGCACCCGGTGACGCCAGCGTTCTTTACACCGAGAAGCTCTGGCCGAACTTCTGGATCTGGCTGGTCTCCGCGGGCTTCTCGAGCGCCGGAATCCTGATGCTGGCGCCCATCAGCATCGCGGCCGGGATCACCGCAGCTATTGTGCTGTTCGCCATCATTTTCGTGCTGTTGGTCCTCTCGACCCCGACAATCCAGGTGACCGGGTCAACGCTGAGTGTGGGCCGGGCCACGATCGAACGGAGCTTCGTCGGCACCACCATGGCGTTCCGCCGCGCCGAAGCGACGGCGGAACGCGGCACCCGGCTCAATGGCCTGGCGTTTCTGTGCATCCGTGGCTGGGTGGATCCGGTGGTCCGGATCGAGATCACTGATCCCTCCGACCAGACCCCGTACTGGCTGGCGTCCACCCGGCACCCGGACCAGCTGATCGTGGCCCTGTCGGCCCAGCGGCACTAG
- a CDS encoding class I SAM-dependent methyltransferase, translating into METLLVNSPPRRWLQRFYEIRVLLRLGGRLLPGARALEIGCGLGYGSQLVLERFGAASVDAVDLDPAMINRAARRLARYGDRVRLAQGSATDLRSALSAGDDDYDAVFDFGIVHHIPNWRAAIAEASRVLAPGGRFYFEEVTAHALARPTYQRLFDHPTEDRFTAQQFLDELANHGLVVIGSLTRISGDYLLGVAAKPVPARSDG; encoded by the coding sequence ATGGAAACTCTTCTGGTCAATTCTCCGCCCCGGCGGTGGCTGCAGCGCTTCTACGAGATCCGGGTGTTGCTGCGGCTGGGTGGCCGGTTGCTGCCCGGGGCACGGGCGCTGGAGATCGGCTGCGGCTTAGGCTATGGGTCCCAGCTGGTGCTGGAACGATTCGGCGCCGCAAGCGTTGACGCTGTAGACCTGGACCCGGCGATGATCAACCGCGCTGCCCGGCGCCTTGCCCGTTATGGTGACCGGGTGCGACTGGCGCAAGGCAGCGCAACCGACCTGCGTTCCGCGCTCAGTGCCGGGGACGACGACTATGACGCGGTGTTCGACTTCGGGATCGTCCACCACATACCGAACTGGCGCGCAGCCATCGCCGAGGCCAGCAGGGTCCTGGCGCCGGGCGGGCGGTTCTACTTCGAAGAGGTCACCGCTCACGCCTTGGCCCGCCCGACTTATCAGCGGCTGTTCGACCATCCCACCGAGGACCGCTTCACCGCCCAGCAATTCCTCGACGAACTGGCCAACCACGGGCTCGTGGTGATTGGTTCTCTCACCCGGATCTCCGGCGATTACCTGCTCGGTGTGGCCGCAAAGCCGGTTCCTGCCAGGAGCGACGGCTGA
- the ccsB gene encoding c-type cytochrome biogenesis protein CcsB, whose protein sequence is MPEINEIMGQYSELFMLLAAGTYTVAFIAFAWDLARSSRTLRAVDLKAATAAPAQASAPARVPISAGTSARASGDRAASGVGGPAGFAERPSSAAHRTGEDAAGAGRTAGTDMDYAPARRMPARVGVALTMLGALIHGAGVVTRALGAGRVPWGNMYEFLTTGAFVVAAVFLLALIRRDLRFLGTFVIGLVIIMQVAASVAYWTPVGHLVPALQSYWLIIHVSIAVLSSALFTLTFALSALQLVQSRRQKTVAAGGAARLGFMRVVPSALSLENLSYRINALGFIGWTFTLMFGAIWAEKAWGRFWGWDTKEVWTFVIWVVYAGYLHARATRGWTGTRAAWLSIVGYLCVVFNFTIVNQFFNGLHSYSGL, encoded by the coding sequence ATGCCTGAGATCAACGAAATCATGGGCCAGTACAGCGAGCTGTTCATGCTCCTGGCCGCAGGCACCTACACCGTGGCGTTCATCGCATTCGCCTGGGACCTGGCCCGCAGCAGCAGGACCCTGCGTGCGGTGGACCTCAAAGCCGCAACAGCCGCGCCCGCTCAAGCCTCCGCACCCGCCAGGGTTCCGATCAGCGCCGGAACCAGTGCCCGCGCGTCCGGGGACCGGGCGGCTTCCGGCGTCGGCGGGCCGGCTGGCTTTGCTGAACGCCCCAGCTCAGCAGCGCACCGGACAGGAGAAGACGCAGCCGGCGCAGGACGAACTGCCGGGACCGACATGGACTACGCCCCCGCCCGGCGCATGCCCGCGCGCGTCGGTGTAGCCCTGACCATGCTGGGCGCCCTGATCCACGGCGCCGGGGTGGTGACCCGGGCCCTCGGTGCGGGCCGGGTTCCCTGGGGCAACATGTACGAATTCCTCACCACCGGCGCCTTCGTCGTCGCAGCGGTGTTTCTGCTCGCGCTGATCCGCCGTGACCTGCGGTTCCTGGGCACCTTCGTGATCGGCCTGGTCATCATCATGCAGGTCGCCGCCTCGGTGGCGTACTGGACTCCCGTGGGCCACCTCGTTCCCGCCCTGCAAAGCTACTGGCTGATCATCCACGTCTCCATCGCCGTTCTCTCATCGGCCCTGTTCACCCTGACCTTCGCGCTGTCCGCCCTGCAGCTGGTCCAGTCCCGCCGGCAGAAAACTGTCGCCGCGGGAGGCGCGGCCAGGCTTGGGTTCATGCGCGTCGTCCCGTCGGCGCTGAGCCTGGAGAACCTCTCTTACCGCATCAACGCGCTCGGGTTCATTGGCTGGACCTTTACCCTGATGTTTGGTGCGATCTGGGCCGAAAAAGCCTGGGGCCGGTTCTGGGGCTGGGACACCAAGGAAGTCTGGACCTTCGTCATCTGGGTGGTTTACGCCGGCTACCTCCACGCCCGTGCCACACGCGGCTGGACCGGAACCCGCGCCGCGTGGCTGTCCATCGTCGGCTACCTGTGCGTGGTCTTCAACTTCACCATCGTGAACCAGTTCTTCAACGGCCTGCACTCCTACTCCGGCCTGTGA
- a CDS encoding rhodanese-like domain-containing protein, whose amino-acid sequence MLIERIYDEDLAQASYLIGCQANGTAVVVDSRRDIAVYQELAEKNGMKIVAVTETHIHADYLSGTRELAAATGAKIYVSGEGGPDWQYNFDGERLSDGDKITIGNISIQALHTPGHTPEHLSFLVTDGAFSDQPGYLLSGDFVFSGDLGRPDLLDEAAGGVDTRFEGARQLFASLRDKFLTLPDYIQVHPAHGAGSACGKALGAIPSSTVGYERLYSWWGPYLAANDEQGFINELLDGQPDAHAYFGRMKRENREGPAVMGQRTPLPELATGIVAAGLAEDTLTFIDTRPNSEVHEGTVTGSLNIPAGKSVASYGAWVVNPETDKNPLVLLAQDQEAAQGMWDHLVRVGIDNVAGYVTSIEGLPTFTPKLIQPEDLHGFDAAMVVDVRNKTEHTAGYIPGSHQLSGGRLMWHLDELPAEGTIVTYCQSGVRNSVAASALRRAGYDVVELDGSYAAWDAFQASAPADTTS is encoded by the coding sequence ATGCTTATCGAGCGCATTTACGACGAAGACCTCGCACAGGCCAGCTACCTGATCGGCTGCCAGGCCAACGGCACCGCGGTTGTTGTCGACAGCCGCCGCGACATCGCGGTCTACCAGGAACTGGCTGAGAAGAACGGCATGAAGATCGTGGCAGTTACCGAAACCCACATCCACGCCGACTACCTCTCCGGCACCCGTGAACTGGCCGCAGCCACCGGCGCGAAGATCTACGTCTCCGGCGAGGGCGGACCGGACTGGCAGTACAACTTCGACGGCGAACGCCTCTCCGACGGCGACAAGATCACCATCGGCAACATCAGCATCCAGGCCCTCCACACCCCGGGCCACACCCCGGAGCACCTGTCCTTTCTGGTCACCGACGGGGCGTTCAGCGACCAGCCCGGCTACCTGCTCTCCGGCGACTTCGTCTTCTCGGGCGACCTCGGCCGGCCGGACCTGCTGGACGAGGCCGCCGGCGGCGTCGACACCCGCTTCGAAGGCGCCAGGCAGCTCTTTGCCAGCTTGCGGGACAAGTTCCTGACCCTGCCCGATTACATTCAGGTCCACCCCGCCCACGGTGCCGGCAGTGCCTGCGGCAAGGCGCTCGGCGCGATCCCGTCCTCCACGGTCGGTTATGAGCGGCTCTACTCCTGGTGGGGTCCCTACCTCGCGGCGAACGACGAGCAGGGCTTCATCAACGAACTCCTCGACGGCCAGCCCGACGCCCACGCCTACTTCGGCCGGATGAAGCGGGAAAACCGTGAAGGCCCCGCCGTGATGGGTCAGCGCACCCCGCTGCCCGAACTCGCAACCGGCATCGTAGCTGCAGGCCTGGCCGAGGACACCCTGACCTTCATCGACACCCGCCCCAACAGCGAAGTCCACGAAGGCACCGTCACCGGCTCGCTGAACATTCCGGCCGGCAAGTCCGTTGCCAGCTACGGCGCCTGGGTAGTCAACCCGGAAACGGACAAGAACCCGCTGGTCCTGCTGGCGCAGGACCAGGAAGCCGCACAGGGCATGTGGGACCATCTTGTCCGCGTAGGCATCGACAACGTGGCCGGCTACGTCACCAGCATCGAAGGACTCCCCACCTTCACGCCGAAGCTGATCCAACCCGAAGACCTGCACGGCTTTGACGCCGCCATGGTCGTGGATGTCCGGAACAAGACCGAGCACACAGCCGGGTACATCCCCGGCTCGCACCAGCTCAGCGGCGGCCGCCTGATGTGGCACCTCGATGAGCTTCCCGCCGAAGGCACCATCGTCACCTACTGCCAGTCCGGCGTCCGGAACTCCGTCGCCGCCAGCGCCCTGCGCCGGGCCGGGTACGACGTCGTCGAACTGGACGGCAGCTACGCTGCGTGGGACGCGTTCCAGGCCTCCGCGCCCGCGGACACCACGAGCTGA
- a CDS encoding metal-sensitive transcriptional regulator, with protein sequence MQLDPTELTPVVNRLKRAQGQLAAVTRMLEEGKDCKDIVTQLAAVSKALDRAGFAIIATGLEQCIVREDTTLDKKELEKLFLSLA encoded by the coding sequence ATGCAACTCGACCCAACTGAACTGACCCCCGTGGTCAACCGCCTCAAGCGCGCCCAGGGACAGCTGGCTGCTGTGACCCGCATGCTCGAGGAAGGCAAGGACTGCAAGGACATCGTCACGCAACTGGCCGCCGTGTCGAAGGCCCTGGACAGGGCCGGCTTCGCCATCATCGCCACCGGCCTGGAGCAATGCATCGTCCGCGAAGACACCACATTGGACAAAAAAGAACTGGAAAAGCTCTTCCTGTCCCTCGCCTGA
- the lgt gene encoding prolipoprotein diacylglyceryl transferase: MQPLSTPDLFLPSPTLSAFALGPLTIRFYALCILAGIVVGTWLTVRRLTARGGTSEQALDIVMWAVPFGIVGGRLYHVITDNQLYFGPGKDPWGSLRIWEGGLGIWGAVALGLVGAAIGSRRTGVPFAAFVDAAAPGLLLAQALGRWGNWFNNEIYGAPTDLPWKLQIHAMDSTTGKAITSPEGAPEVIGYFHPTFLYESLWCLAAAALLIILDRKYSLGAGAVFSLYLVFYTAGRFALELMRSDPANTILGARVNTWVAGLVLVTGLALFQTLRSRARSKVETGGTLPHPAR, encoded by the coding sequence ATGCAACCGTTATCAACGCCGGATCTCTTCCTGCCTTCCCCGACACTGAGCGCCTTCGCACTGGGCCCGCTGACGATACGCTTCTACGCGCTGTGCATCCTGGCGGGCATCGTCGTCGGCACCTGGCTGACCGTCCGCCGCCTCACAGCAAGGGGAGGCACCTCCGAACAGGCCCTGGACATCGTGATGTGGGCCGTTCCCTTCGGCATCGTCGGCGGCAGGCTTTACCATGTGATCACCGATAACCAGCTGTACTTCGGGCCGGGCAAGGACCCCTGGGGCAGCCTGCGGATCTGGGAAGGCGGACTTGGGATCTGGGGTGCGGTCGCCCTCGGCCTCGTCGGGGCAGCCATTGGTTCCCGCCGCACCGGAGTCCCCTTCGCTGCATTCGTTGACGCCGCCGCCCCTGGACTGCTCCTGGCGCAGGCCCTGGGCAGGTGGGGAAACTGGTTCAACAACGAAATTTACGGCGCCCCCACGGATCTGCCATGGAAGTTGCAAATCCACGCCATGGACTCCACCACAGGGAAGGCAATTACTTCCCCTGAAGGCGCCCCTGAGGTCATCGGCTACTTCCACCCGACCTTCCTCTACGAATCCCTCTGGTGCCTGGCCGCGGCGGCACTGCTGATAATCCTGGACCGCAAATACAGCCTCGGCGCCGGAGCGGTCTTCTCCCTCTACCTCGTCTTTTACACGGCCGGCCGGTTTGCTCTCGAATTGATGCGCTCCGATCCTGCCAACACGATCCTCGGTGCACGCGTCAACACCTGGGTAGCCGGGCTTGTCCTCGTCACCGGGCTGGCACTCTTCCAAACCCTCAGATCCCGGGCACGGTCAAAAGTCGAAACCGGCGGCACGCTACCGCACCCCGCACGCTGA
- a CDS encoding rhodanese-like domain-containing protein: MTSPSTAPAVTALAPETLRTWIDQHHDLVVIDVRSAAEFESLHIGGSYNVPLPLLSEHTEELAARLGSRVVLVCQSGVRAEQARQRLAKAGIDTAYVLTGGAPGFAAAGGDVVKGRDRWALERQVRLAAGSLVVLGLAGGKFVSPKVRMLAGAIGTGLTFSAATNTCAMGKALSAMPWNKAAKEPTRESAILTLPVTDAREEANAS, translated from the coding sequence ATGACTTCCCCTTCCACCGCACCAGCCGTTACTGCCCTTGCTCCCGAGACCCTTCGCACCTGGATCGACCAGCACCACGATCTCGTGGTGATCGATGTCCGGTCCGCCGCCGAGTTTGAGTCCCTGCATATCGGCGGCTCCTACAACGTGCCCCTGCCGCTGCTGTCCGAACACACCGAGGAGCTTGCCGCCCGACTGGGCTCCCGCGTTGTCCTGGTCTGCCAGTCGGGGGTGCGCGCCGAGCAGGCCCGCCAGCGTCTTGCCAAGGCCGGGATCGACACCGCCTACGTCCTGACCGGCGGCGCGCCAGGCTTCGCTGCCGCCGGCGGCGATGTCGTGAAGGGCAGGGACCGCTGGGCCCTCGAGCGGCAGGTCCGTCTCGCCGCAGGTTCCCTGGTGGTCCTGGGCCTGGCCGGCGGCAAGTTCGTCTCCCCGAAGGTCCGCATGCTCGCCGGGGCCATCGGCACCGGACTGACCTTCTCCGCAGCCACCAATACCTGTGCCATGGGCAAGGCCCTCTCGGCAATGCCGTGGAACAAGGCCGCCAAGGAACCCACGCGCGAAAGCGCCATCCTGACCCTTCCCGTCACCGACGCCCGGGAGGAGGCAAACGCCTCATGA
- the lpdA gene encoding dihydrolipoyl dehydrogenase, translated as MAHDLVVLGGGSAGYAAALRGVQLGMKVALVEGDKLGGTCLHRGCIPTKALLHSAEIVDTIRESEAFGVESTLGRIDMAGVTKFKEGVVARLFKGLQGLVASRSIDLIQGWGTLAGPDTVEVNGTCYQGKNIVLATGSCAKSLPGLEIGGRVITSEQALELDFVPKSAIILGGGVIGVEFASVWASFGTEVTIVEALPRLIANEDESLSKGLQRAFTKRRIKFLTNTMFAGVTQNDNSVTVTTQDGKTLEAEVLLVAVGRGPSTANLGYEEAGIPMERGFVPTNDRLHTGVGNVYAIGDIVPGLQLAHRGFQHGIFVAEEIVGLNPAPIIESGIPRVTYSEPQAGSVGLTEAQAKEQFRADGVETVEYNLGGNAKSQMLQTAGFIKLIRQKKGPIVGVHMLGARVSELIGEGQLMVNWEAYPEDVANLVHAHPTQNDAISEAALALAGKPLHAHG; from the coding sequence ATGGCCCATGATCTCGTAGTCCTCGGAGGTGGCAGCGCCGGTTATGCAGCTGCTCTGCGCGGGGTGCAGCTGGGCATGAAGGTGGCCCTCGTTGAGGGCGACAAGCTCGGCGGGACCTGCCTGCACCGCGGTTGCATCCCCACCAAGGCCCTGCTGCACTCGGCGGAAATCGTGGACACCATCCGTGAAAGCGAAGCATTCGGCGTCGAAAGCACCTTGGGCCGTATCGACATGGCCGGTGTGACAAAGTTCAAGGAAGGCGTCGTTGCCCGGCTGTTTAAAGGGCTCCAGGGCCTGGTGGCTTCCCGCAGTATCGACCTGATCCAGGGATGGGGCACGCTGGCCGGCCCCGACACGGTGGAAGTCAACGGCACCTGCTACCAGGGCAAAAACATCGTGCTGGCAACCGGGTCCTGTGCCAAGTCCCTGCCCGGTCTGGAGATCGGCGGCCGGGTCATCACCTCCGAACAGGCACTCGAACTAGATTTCGTACCCAAGAGCGCGATCATCCTCGGCGGCGGCGTCATTGGCGTGGAATTCGCTTCCGTCTGGGCTTCCTTCGGCACGGAAGTGACCATCGTCGAGGCCCTCCCGCGCCTCATCGCCAACGAGGACGAATCCCTGTCCAAGGGACTGCAGCGGGCCTTCACCAAACGCCGCATCAAATTTCTCACCAACACGATGTTCGCCGGCGTTACCCAGAACGATAACAGCGTCACCGTCACCACCCAGGACGGGAAAACTTTGGAGGCCGAGGTGTTGCTCGTGGCGGTGGGCCGTGGCCCCTCCACAGCAAACCTCGGCTACGAAGAAGCCGGCATCCCCATGGAGCGCGGCTTCGTGCCCACCAACGACCGGCTGCACACCGGGGTCGGCAACGTCTATGCCATCGGGGACATCGTGCCCGGCCTTCAGCTGGCCCACCGGGGCTTCCAGCACGGGATTTTCGTCGCCGAAGAGATCGTCGGCCTGAACCCGGCACCCATCATCGAATCGGGCATCCCGCGTGTGACCTACTCGGAACCCCAGGCCGGCTCTGTCGGCCTCACGGAGGCCCAGGCGAAGGAACAGTTCCGCGCCGACGGCGTCGAGACGGTCGAGTACAACCTTGGCGGGAACGCAAAAAGCCAGATGCTGCAGACCGCGGGCTTCATCAAACTTATCCGTCAAAAGAAGGGCCCGATCGTTGGGGTGCACATGCTCGGCGCCCGTGTCAGTGAGCTGATCGGGGAGGGCCAGCTGATGGTCAACTGGGAGGCCTATCCCGAGGACGTCGCGAACCTGGTACACGCCCACCCCACCCAGAACGACGCCATCAGTGAGGCTGCCCTCGCCTTGGCGGGCAAACCCTTGCACGCCCACGGTTGA
- a CDS encoding dolichyl-phosphate-mannose--protein mannosyltransferase, with product MTQTSVPPVEARPAPLEHPAPGTPVRNLASHRWIRRPQEAFTESALQERLLGGIRSWRDYPTSLRLWFWLIPALNAAIGGVLRFVRLDIPRSLVFDETYYVKDGYSLLVSGYERSWPEEANVSFNAGNPAVLLDTPQYVVHPPVGKWMIAAGMWLFGPDNPLGWRFGAALTGTLSILLIALIAQKLFQSLTLGAVAGLLLAVDGHHLVMSRTSLLDIFLMFWILAAFGALLMDRDDGRRRLAATLGRQSAAAAPDGRPSVLQLFSGPWLGVRWWRVAAGICLGLAVGTKWSALFFMAAFGLLTVFWDLSARRVAGIRGWISGGLIKDGIPAFLSIVPVAVLVYVSTWAGWFQSKDAYFRHWADTNPSVQWGWIPGPLRSLAQYHLEVYKFHQGLSSDHPYEASAWSWLVMGRPTSFFYESPKQGSPGCDVTSCASAILSVGNPLIWWSATVSLVILLFWWAGRRDWRAGTILAGVGAGYLPWFLYPERTMFTFYAVSFEPFLVLALTYSLGLALGRRQDPLWRRRSGLYLVALFVAAAVLLSAFFYPIWTAEIIPYQEWRLRMWMPSWI from the coding sequence ATGACGCAGACCTCCGTACCTCCTGTCGAGGCCCGCCCAGCCCCTCTGGAGCATCCGGCGCCCGGGACGCCTGTACGCAATCTTGCAAGCCACCGGTGGATCCGCCGGCCGCAGGAAGCATTCACCGAAAGCGCCCTGCAGGAACGGCTGCTTGGCGGCATCCGTTCATGGCGCGATTATCCGACGTCGCTGCGGCTGTGGTTCTGGCTGATTCCGGCCCTCAACGCCGCGATCGGCGGCGTCCTCCGCTTTGTCCGCCTGGACATTCCGCGCAGCCTGGTGTTTGACGAGACCTACTACGTCAAGGACGGCTATTCGCTGCTGGTGAGCGGTTACGAACGCAGCTGGCCGGAGGAGGCCAATGTCTCCTTCAACGCCGGTAACCCGGCCGTCCTGCTGGACACCCCCCAGTACGTGGTCCACCCGCCGGTCGGCAAGTGGATGATTGCGGCAGGAATGTGGCTGTTCGGGCCCGACAATCCCCTGGGCTGGCGCTTCGGCGCAGCGCTGACGGGGACCCTGTCCATCCTCCTGATCGCCCTGATCGCGCAAAAACTCTTCCAGTCCCTGACCCTTGGGGCCGTAGCCGGCCTCCTCCTGGCAGTGGACGGACACCACCTGGTGATGTCCAGGACCTCCCTGCTGGATATTTTCCTGATGTTCTGGATCCTCGCCGCTTTCGGTGCGCTCCTGATGGACCGCGACGACGGCCGGCGGCGGCTGGCCGCTACGCTGGGACGCCAGTCCGCCGCTGCTGCCCCGGACGGCAGGCCCTCGGTGCTTCAGCTGTTTTCCGGACCGTGGCTGGGCGTCCGCTGGTGGCGCGTGGCGGCGGGCATCTGCCTGGGCCTTGCGGTGGGCACCAAGTGGTCCGCGCTGTTCTTCATGGCTGCCTTCGGTTTGCTGACCGTCTTCTGGGACCTGAGCGCTCGCCGGGTCGCCGGGATCCGGGGCTGGATCAGCGGCGGCCTCATCAAGGACGGAATTCCCGCTTTCCTAAGCATCGTCCCTGTTGCCGTCCTGGTGTACGTTTCCACGTGGGCCGGCTGGTTCCAATCCAAGGATGCGTACTTCCGGCACTGGGCCGACACCAACCCCTCAGTCCAGTGGGGCTGGATTCCGGGCCCGCTGCGGTCTCTGGCCCAGTACCATCTGGAAGTCTACAAGTTCCATCAGGGACTCAGCTCCGACCACCCCTACGAAGCCAGCGCCTGGAGCTGGCTGGTGATGGGGCGGCCCACGTCGTTCTTCTACGAGTCCCCCAAGCAGGGAAGCCCAGGCTGCGACGTTACCAGCTGCGCCTCGGCCATCCTCTCAGTGGGCAATCCCCTGATCTGGTGGAGCGCCACGGTTTCGCTGGTGATCCTGCTGTTCTGGTGGGCAGGCCGCCGGGACTGGCGGGCCGGTACCATCCTGGCCGGGGTCGGCGCGGGCTACCTCCCGTGGTTCCTGTACCCGGAACGCACCATGTTCACCTTCTACGCCGTCTCCTTTGAACCGTTCCTGGTACTCGCCCTGACATACTCCCTCGGCCTGGCGCTCGGACGGAGGCAGGACCCGCTGTGGCGTCGGCGTTCCGGGCTCTACCTGGTGGCCCTGTTTGTGGCCGCAGCAGTTTTGCTCTCGGCATTTTTCTACCCAATCTGGACCGCGGAAATCATCCCGTACCAGGAGTGGCGGCTCCGGATGTGGATGCCGTCCTGGATCTAG